The following are encoded in a window of candidate division WOR-3 bacterium genomic DNA:
- a CDS encoding TIGR04013 family B12-binding domain/radical SAM domain-containing protein has translation MSTGSRLALVFYYSGKHRYSINALLGAIEQDEELKNLNTFLFENPPDLLKGIRGLPSDYEKVVVGISFFTTELWETINLVESIKRLERRVFLIAGGPHPSGDPEGTLKMGFDLVVRGEAEETLKEILKKFQRDEDIKDVKGIYYLEKDNLFFTGQRTPINLDNFFPFSLKHVKFGPIEITRGCPYGCYYCQTPRIFGSKPRHRSKEIIWEYVKIMKERGLGDTRFITPSFLSYGSEDGKTPNLEFIEEFLAGARQILKNEGRIFVGTFPSEIRPEHVTPESLKLIKKYADNNNIIIGMQSGSDRILNLIHRGHTVEDGIRAVQYTLEAGLIPKVDFLFGLPFEEEEDQLESIKIMKRLIEMGAIIHAHTFLPLPGTPFSKYKPTKLSKTLKDFLKYYSSKGRVYGDWQKQEELGIKITEYLVSQKP, from the coding sequence ATGAGTACAGGCAGCAGGCTTGCCCTCGTCTTTTACTATTCTGGCAAGCACAGGTACAGCATTAATGCCCTTTTGGGGGCCATTGAACAGGATGAAGAGCTTAAAAACCTAAACACCTTTCTCTTCGAAAATCCTCCGGATCTTTTAAAGGGCATTAGGGGACTCCCAAGCGATTATGAAAAAGTAGTTGTAGGCATCTCCTTCTTTACCACGGAGCTCTGGGAAACCATAAATCTTGTTGAATCAATAAAAAGGCTTGAGAGGAGGGTCTTTCTCATTGCCGGTGGACCTCACCCCTCCGGCGACCCTGAGGGAACACTCAAAATGGGCTTTGACCTTGTGGTAAGGGGAGAGGCAGAAGAGACCTTAAAGGAAATTCTCAAGAAATTTCAGAGAGACGAAGATATAAAGGATGTGAAAGGGATTTATTATCTTGAAAAGGACAATCTCTTTTTCACAGGTCAAAGAACTCCGATTAACCTTGATAATTTTTTCCCTTTTTCCTTGAAACATGTCAAATTTGGTCCCATTGAGATCACAAGGGGATGCCCTTACGGTTGCTATTACTGTCAGACCCCAAGGATCTTTGGTTCAAAACCAAGGCACAGAAGTAAAGAGATCATCTGGGAGTATGTAAAGATAATGAAAGAAAGAGGACTGGGAGATACCCGATTCATTACGCCCAGTTTCCTTAGTTACGGTTCGGAGGATGGCAAAACACCAAACCTTGAGTTCATTGAAGAATTCCTTGCAGGGGCGAGGCAGATTCTAAAAAATGAAGGTAGAATCTTTGTAGGGACTTTCCCCTCCGAGATAAGGCCCGAACACGTAACCCCAGAAAGCTTGAAATTGATTAAAAAATATGCGGACAACAATAACATCATTATTGGAATGCAAAGCGGAAGTGATAGGATCTTAAATCTTATTCATCGAGGTCATACGGTAGAAGATGGAATCAGAGCGGTTCAATACACCTTAGAGGCAGGTCTCATCCCAAAGGTGGATTTCCTTTTCGGCCTGCCTTTTGAAGAGGAAGAAGATCAGTTAGAGTCAATAAAAATTATGAAGAGACTTATCGAAATGGGAGCGATCATTCATGCCCACACCTTTTTACCCCTCCCCGGTACTCCTTTCAGCAAGTACAAGCCTACCAAACTCTCTAAAACATTGAAAGATTTCCTGAAGTACTACTCATCCAAAGGACGTGTTTACGGAGATTGGCAAAAACAGGAAGAACTCGGCATAAAAATCACAGAATACCTTGTAAGTCAAAAACCTTAA
- a CDS encoding radical SAM protein: MVIREIKAKNILTKSKVYDWVLNPYIGCQHACTYCYARFMKKFTGHRESWGEFVDVKINAPELLAKEIKKKRRGEIWISGICDPYQPVEKKYQLTRKCLEILSDYDWHVFLQTKSPLVLRDLDIIKRFKYIDVGFSLLFHRGSLP, from the coding sequence ATGGTTATAAGAGAAATAAAAGCGAAAAACATACTTACAAAGTCAAAGGTTTACGACTGGGTGTTAAACCCCTATATTGGTTGCCAGCATGCGTGTACCTACTGCTATGCCCGTTTTATGAAAAAATTTACCGGGCATAGGGAAAGCTGGGGAGAATTTGTAGATGTAAAGATCAATGCGCCCGAGCTTTTAGCAAAGGAGATTAAGAAAAAGAGAAGGGGAGAAATCTGGATAAGTGGCATCTGCGATCCTTATCAACCTGTGGAGAAAAAATACCAGCTTACGCGAAAATGCTTAGAAATCCTCTCGGATTATGATTGGCATGTCTTCCTTCAGACAAAATCACCCTTGGTTCTAAGAGACCTCGATATCATAAAGAGATTCAAATACATCGATGTGGGATTCTCCCTTCTATTTCATCGAGGCTCGCTGCCTTGA